A genomic window from Ideonella sp. WA131b includes:
- a CDS encoding tetratricopeptide repeat protein: protein MAHPDVRGNPCSSASAAARDAAERALRLMMVFDAPPLAELDAAMAADPGWTLPHLMKAGFLLSLTEPALRAQADAHLSLARALTRDATPRERSHLEAVQRVLEGRWRDALRLWDAVLVEHPRDALALQWAQLWDFYRGDAQSLRQRPARALPEWDEADPLFPAVLALWAFGLEESNLYPQAEEAGRRALAIDPGVPWAVHAVTHVMEMQGRFEDGAAWLRQQQPHWAEGNGLAGHLWWHKALFRLEAMDLAGALRVVDKHLSGEALQITLNRIDAASLLWRLHLLGEDVSAHGRSLADGWTQADDEAGHYAFNDVHRVLALLLAGEVPRAEAWLARCAERALQAVDAGRDNHAMAREVGLPLMRGLLALAHGDANGAVDLITPVRGQAARLGGSHAQRDLIDLTLLAAAAEGGRRSLGRALLNERTMAKPASPLSRHWTARLALPREVRA, encoded by the coding sequence ATGGCCCATCCGGACGTCCGTGGCAACCCTTGCAGCAGCGCCAGCGCCGCCGCTCGCGATGCGGCCGAGCGTGCACTGCGGCTGATGATGGTGTTCGACGCGCCGCCGCTGGCCGAGCTCGACGCCGCGATGGCCGCCGACCCCGGCTGGACCTTGCCACACCTGATGAAGGCCGGCTTCCTGCTCAGCCTGACCGAGCCGGCGCTGCGGGCCCAGGCCGACGCGCATCTGTCGCTCGCCCGTGCGCTGACCCGCGACGCCACGCCGCGCGAGCGCAGCCACCTCGAGGCCGTGCAGCGCGTGCTCGAGGGCCGCTGGCGCGACGCCCTGCGCCTGTGGGACGCCGTGCTCGTGGAGCACCCGCGCGATGCGCTGGCGCTGCAGTGGGCGCAGCTGTGGGACTTCTACCGCGGCGACGCGCAGTCGCTGCGCCAGCGCCCGGCGCGCGCACTGCCCGAGTGGGACGAGGCCGACCCACTGTTCCCGGCGGTGCTGGCGCTGTGGGCCTTCGGGCTGGAGGAGAGCAACCTGTACCCGCAGGCCGAGGAGGCCGGCCGCCGCGCGCTGGCGATCGACCCCGGTGTGCCCTGGGCCGTGCACGCGGTGACGCACGTGATGGAGATGCAGGGCCGCTTCGAGGATGGCGCCGCCTGGCTGCGCCAGCAGCAGCCGCACTGGGCCGAGGGCAACGGACTGGCCGGCCACCTGTGGTGGCACAAGGCGCTGTTCCGTCTGGAGGCGATGGACCTCGCCGGTGCCCTGCGGGTGGTAGACAAGCACCTCAGCGGCGAGGCGCTGCAGATCACGCTCAACCGCATCGACGCCGCCTCGCTGCTGTGGCGTCTGCACCTGCTGGGCGAGGACGTGAGTGCCCACGGCCGTTCTCTGGCCGACGGCTGGACGCAGGCTGACGACGAGGCCGGGCACTACGCCTTCAACGACGTGCACCGCGTGCTGGCGCTGCTGCTGGCCGGCGAGGTGCCGCGTGCCGAGGCCTGGCTGGCGCGCTGCGCCGAGCGGGCCCTGCAGGCCGTGGATGCCGGGCGCGACAACCATGCCATGGCGCGCGAGGTGGGCCTGCCGCTGATGCGCGGCCTGCTGGCCCTGGCCCACGGAGACGCCAACGGTGCGGTCGACCTCATCACCCCGGTGCGCGGGCAGGCGGCACGCTTGGGCGGCAGCCATGCGCAGCGCGACCTGATCGACCTGACGCTGCTGGCCGCCGCTGCCGAGGGCGGGCGGCGCAGCCTGGGCCGCGCGCTGCTGAACGAGCGCACGATGGCCAAGCCGGCATCGCCCCTGTCGCGCCACTGGACGGCGCGGCTGGCGCTGCCTCGCGAGGTCCGGGCCTGA
- a CDS encoding dienelactone hydrolase family protein, with protein MGHTVSFKRPDGQALQGYLADPADAAVAARAPGLVVIQEWWGLNDQIRGVADRLAAAGYRALVPDLYRGKSTVAAEEAHHLMSALDFGDAAGQDVRGAVQFLKAGGSAKVGVTGFCMGGALTILAAVHVRELDAAVPWYGLPPLAFVDAAAITAPMLGHWAVHDAFFKIADVDALEAKLRAAGCTLEFHRYDCKHAFANETQTPGHETLPALGYDAAAAALAWQRTEAFLARHLR; from the coding sequence ATGGGACACACCGTCAGCTTCAAGCGCCCCGACGGCCAGGCGCTGCAGGGCTATCTGGCCGATCCGGCCGATGCGGCGGTGGCGGCCCGGGCGCCGGGCCTCGTCGTGATCCAGGAGTGGTGGGGCCTGAACGACCAGATCCGCGGCGTTGCCGACCGCCTGGCCGCCGCCGGCTACCGCGCGCTGGTGCCCGACCTGTACCGCGGCAAGAGCACGGTCGCGGCCGAGGAGGCGCACCACCTGATGAGCGCCCTGGACTTCGGCGATGCCGCCGGGCAGGACGTGCGCGGTGCGGTGCAGTTCCTCAAGGCCGGCGGCTCGGCCAAGGTCGGCGTCACCGGCTTCTGCATGGGTGGCGCGCTCACCATCCTGGCCGCCGTGCACGTGCGCGAGCTCGACGCCGCGGTGCCCTGGTACGGGCTGCCGCCGCTGGCGTTCGTGGACGCCGCGGCGATCACCGCGCCGATGCTCGGCCACTGGGCGGTGCACGACGCATTCTTCAAGATCGCCGACGTCGACGCGCTGGAAGCGAAGCTCCGTGCGGCCGGCTGCACGCTCGAGTTCCACCGCTACGACTGCAAGCACGCCTTCGCCAACGAGACGCAGACCCCGGGCCACGAGACGCTGCCGGCGCTGGGCTACGACGCCGCGGCGGCCGCCCTGGCCTGGCAGCGCACCGAGGCCTTCCTGGCGCGGCACCTGCGCTGA
- a CDS encoding amidase translates to MAGPADDTATLARAYARGERSPVEQLRHVQAQVARWEPHIAALWAVNADEALAQAQASEARWRRGQPLSPLDGVPVTIKENIATAGTPVPLGTAASELQPAPADAPPAARLREAGAVLLGKTTMPDFGMLSSGLSSFHALTRNPWNRGLNPGGSSAGAGAAAAAGYGPLHIGTDIGGSIRLPAAWCGVVGFKPSNGRVPIHPPYLGRVAGPLARNVADVAAAMAVLARPDDRDATRLPYAEMPWLEVAGTSAGFVRGLRIGLLRDAGWGLAVDAAVAAALDDAVARLREAGAVVEPLPPFTSAEMAEGIERFWQLRSALDLAALPPGRRERVLPFIRAWVAPADGFDAATAFHGYSQFGRLRDAAVAACARFDYVLSPVAPNGGFPAEWPMPSNDPARAMAHIGFTLPYNASEQPAVAVPTGLLAGGVPCGVQFAGARHNDTGVLRLARAFEQLRGPLPPWPQPPA, encoded by the coding sequence ATGGCCGGGCCCGCCGACGACACCGCCACGCTGGCGCGGGCCTACGCCCGCGGCGAGCGTTCGCCGGTGGAGCAGCTGCGCCACGTGCAGGCGCAGGTGGCGCGCTGGGAGCCGCACATCGCCGCGCTGTGGGCGGTGAATGCCGACGAGGCGCTGGCCCAGGCGCAGGCCTCCGAGGCCCGCTGGCGCCGCGGCCAGCCGCTGTCGCCGCTGGACGGCGTGCCGGTGACGATCAAGGAGAACATCGCCACCGCCGGCACGCCGGTGCCGCTGGGCACCGCGGCCAGCGAGCTGCAGCCTGCGCCGGCTGACGCACCCCCCGCAGCGCGCCTGCGCGAGGCCGGCGCCGTGCTGTTGGGCAAGACCACGATGCCCGACTTCGGCATGCTCAGCTCCGGGCTGTCGAGCTTCCACGCGCTCACGCGCAATCCCTGGAACCGCGGCCTCAACCCGGGCGGCAGCAGCGCTGGTGCCGGCGCCGCCGCCGCCGCGGGTTACGGGCCGCTGCACATCGGCACCGACATCGGTGGCTCCATCCGCCTGCCTGCCGCGTGGTGTGGCGTGGTGGGCTTCAAGCCCAGCAATGGCCGCGTGCCCATCCACCCGCCCTACCTGGGCCGCGTGGCCGGCCCGCTGGCGCGCAACGTGGCCGACGTGGCCGCGGCCATGGCCGTGCTCGCGCGACCCGACGACCGCGATGCGACGCGCCTGCCCTACGCCGAGATGCCGTGGCTCGAGGTGGCCGGCACCAGCGCCGGCTTCGTTCGCGGACTGCGCATCGGCCTGCTGCGCGATGCCGGTTGGGGCCTGGCGGTCGACGCCGCCGTGGCCGCGGCGCTCGACGACGCCGTGGCGCGGCTGCGTGAGGCCGGCGCCGTGGTCGAACCCTTGCCGCCCTTCACCAGCGCCGAGATGGCCGAAGGCATCGAGCGCTTCTGGCAGCTGCGCTCGGCGCTCGACCTGGCGGCACTGCCCCCGGGCCGGCGCGAGCGCGTGCTGCCGTTCATCCGGGCCTGGGTGGCGCCGGCCGACGGCTTCGACGCTGCCACGGCGTTCCACGGCTACAGCCAGTTCGGTCGCCTGCGCGATGCCGCGGTGGCGGCCTGCGCCCGCTTCGACTACGTGCTGTCGCCGGTGGCGCCGAACGGCGGCTTCCCGGCCGAGTGGCCGATGCCCAGCAACGACCCGGCGCGCGCCATGGCCCACATCGGCTTCACCTTGCCGTACAACGCCAGCGAGCAGCCGGCCGTGGCCGTGCCCACCGGGCTGCTGGCCGGCGGCGTGCCCTGCGGCGTGCAGTTCGCGGGGGCGCGCCACAACGACACGGGCGTGCTGCGGCTGGCGCGCGCCTTCGAGCAGCTGCGGGGGCCGCTGCCGCCGTGGCCGCAGCCGCCCGCCTGA
- a CDS encoding ABC transporter substrate-binding protein has protein sequence MSLDRRTFNTLLAGTPLAAALPEAAAQGARDRIVLGMTLEPSPGLDPTTAPAAAIGEVVHLNVLEGLTKIAPDGAVLPLLAESWIQGVDGKAYTFILRKGVSFSDGKPFDASAVKFSFDRARAPTSTNRAKKAVFDNISSVVVQDAHTVILVLNQPEAMLPFRLGENTAVILHPDSAAQAATRPIGTGPYVLDSWNRGNSIVLSAWPGYRDAARVRMKRATFRFISDPAAQVAALLAGDVDAIPRFAALSALKQFQADRRFEVVIGSTAGKGILAINNRKAPLSDVRVRRAITHAIDRKAFIDGAQEGLGSPIGSHFAPTDLGYVDLTGLYPHNPERARALLREAGVTTPLNLTLTLPPPSYARKGGEIIAAQLAKVGINAKIENVEWAQWLSGPFKGNFDLTIINHVEPLDYATAYADPNYYFGYDSPRFRGLVATLAATRNLREKGRLWRDIQRQLAEDAVNAFIWNPAQVSVGRRGLRGLWTSSPVFANDLAALNWAPPPTRA, from the coding sequence ATGAGCCTGGACCGCCGCACCTTCAACACCCTACTCGCCGGCACGCCGCTGGCCGCCGCCCTGCCCGAGGCCGCCGCCCAGGGGGCACGCGACCGCATCGTGCTTGGCATGACGCTGGAGCCCAGCCCCGGCCTGGACCCCACCACCGCCCCGGCCGCGGCCATCGGCGAGGTCGTGCACCTGAACGTCCTCGAGGGCCTGACGAAGATCGCGCCAGACGGTGCCGTCTTGCCGCTCCTGGCCGAGAGCTGGATCCAGGGCGTCGACGGCAAGGCCTACACCTTCATCCTGCGCAAGGGCGTGAGCTTCTCCGACGGCAAGCCCTTCGACGCCAGCGCTGTCAAGTTCAGCTTCGACCGCGCCCGCGCGCCCACCAGCACGAACAGGGCCAAGAAGGCGGTGTTCGACAACATCTCCAGCGTCGTCGTGCAGGACGCGCACACGGTGATCCTGGTGCTCAACCAGCCCGAGGCCATGCTGCCATTCCGGCTCGGCGAGAACACCGCCGTCATCCTGCACCCGGACAGCGCCGCACAGGCCGCCACGCGGCCCATCGGCACCGGCCCCTATGTGCTGGACAGCTGGAACCGGGGCAACAGCATCGTGCTCTCGGCCTGGCCCGGGTACCGCGACGCCGCCCGGGTGCGCATGAAGCGCGCCACCTTCCGCTTCATCAGCGACCCGGCGGCCCAGGTGGCGGCGCTGCTGGCCGGCGACGTCGACGCCATCCCGCGCTTCGCGGCGCTGTCGGCGCTCAAGCAGTTCCAGGCCGACCGGCGCTTCGAGGTCGTGATCGGCAGCACCGCGGGCAAGGGCATCCTGGCCATCAACAACCGCAAGGCGCCGCTGTCGGACGTGCGCGTGCGCCGCGCCATCACGCACGCCATCGACCGCAAGGCCTTCATCGACGGTGCGCAAGAGGGCCTGGGCTCGCCGATCGGCAGCCACTTCGCGCCCACCGACCTGGGCTACGTCGACCTCACCGGCCTGTACCCGCACAACCCCGAACGCGCCCGCGCGCTGCTGCGCGAAGCCGGCGTCACGACGCCGCTGAACCTGACGCTGACGCTGCCGCCCCCGAGCTACGCACGCAAGGGTGGCGAGATCATCGCGGCGCAGCTGGCCAAGGTGGGCATCAACGCCAAGATCGAGAACGTCGAGTGGGCGCAGTGGCTGTCGGGCCCGTTCAAGGGCAACTTCGACCTGACCATCATCAACCACGTCGAGCCGCTGGACTACGCCACGGCCTACGCCGACCCGAACTACTACTTCGGCTACGACAGCCCGCGTTTCCGCGGCCTGGTGGCCACGCTGGCAGCGACGAGGAACCTGCGCGAGAAGGGCCGCCTGTGGCGCGACATCCAGCGCCAGCTGGCCGAAGACGCCGTCAACGCCTTCATCTGGAACCCGGCCCAGGTGTCGGTGGGCCGGCGCGGGCTGCGCGGGCTGTGGACCTCGAGCCCGGTCTTCGCCAATGACCTGGCGGCGCTGAACTGGGCCCCGCCCCCGACCCGCGCCTGA
- a CDS encoding alpha/beta hydrolase, giving the protein MTWLLRLLGVLILLTVLALSWLRMPDRPVETLVARWAPAPSDFVELGGQLVHVRDEGPRDDPLPIVLVHGTGASLHTWEGWAKVLVRQGRRVISFDLPAFGLTGPFTGRWAGQPYHGDVYARFTLALLDALKVPRFVIGGNSLGGEVAWRTAHAAPERVAALVLVDAAGPAFVPESVPLGFRVARTPVLRTLTEWTLPRELVAESVRNVYGDPERVTLALVDRYFELTLREGNRAALVQRLALMTSGEHAERIAALRQPTLILWGGRDRLIPPSVGREFQRLISGSRLVEFPELGHVPQEEDPACSVAPVLAFLSSLGPPR; this is encoded by the coding sequence ATGACGTGGCTGCTGCGCCTCCTGGGCGTGCTGATCCTGCTGACGGTGCTGGCGCTGTCGTGGCTGCGCATGCCCGACCGCCCGGTCGAGACGCTGGTGGCGCGCTGGGCCCCGGCGCCTTCGGACTTCGTCGAGCTTGGCGGCCAGCTTGTGCACGTGCGCGACGAGGGCCCCCGCGACGATCCTTTGCCCATCGTGCTGGTGCACGGCACCGGCGCCAGCCTGCACACCTGGGAGGGTTGGGCGAAGGTGCTCGTGCGCCAGGGGCGCCGCGTCATCAGTTTCGACCTGCCGGCCTTCGGGCTGACCGGGCCGTTCACCGGCCGCTGGGCCGGCCAGCCCTACCACGGCGACGTCTATGCCCGCTTCACGCTGGCGCTGCTCGACGCACTCAAGGTGCCGCGTTTCGTGATCGGCGGCAACTCGCTGGGCGGCGAGGTCGCCTGGCGCACCGCGCACGCCGCGCCCGAGCGCGTGGCCGCGCTGGTGCTGGTGGATGCCGCAGGCCCGGCCTTCGTGCCGGAGTCGGTGCCGCTGGGTTTCCGCGTCGCCCGCACGCCGGTGCTGCGCACGCTGACGGAGTGGACGCTGCCGCGCGAGCTGGTGGCCGAGAGCGTGCGCAACGTCTACGGCGACCCAGAGCGCGTGACGCTTGCGCTGGTGGACCGTTATTTCGAGCTGACGCTGCGCGAAGGCAACCGCGCCGCGCTGGTGCAGCGCCTGGCGCTGATGACCAGCGGCGAGCACGCCGAACGCATCGCCGCGCTGCGCCAGCCCACGCTCATCCTCTGGGGCGGGCGCGACCGGCTGATCCCTCCCAGCGTGGGCCGCGAGTTCCAGCGCCTCATTTCCGGCAGCCGGCTCGTCGAGTTCCCCGAGCTTGGCCACGTGCCGCAAGAGGAAGATCCGGCCTGCAGCGTGGCGCCTGTGCTGGCCTTCCTGAGCTCGCTGGGGCCGCCCCGTTAA
- a CDS encoding Bug family tripartite tricarboxylate transporter substrate binding protein, producing the protein MNRLSRRHVVIAAAAAATLGMPARARAQGRSLRILVGFPAGGGTDAIARLLGEALKAELGATVVVENRAGAGGQLAAQALKAAAPDGNTVFVSHDHTISILPLVSKSPGFDPARDFVPMGGFASFVNAFAVSPGTPARTMDEYVAWVRGPGAGKGSVGVPAPASTPEFLVKVLGERYKLDLVPVPYRGSAPMMGDMLGNQIAAGVGSVPDFIENHRAGRLRVLAVLGRARQAALPDVPSFGEMGLAGFDDLPYYGFWAPAGTPAAAVDGFAQALARAANRPEVRERLGQLGLTVDMMSPSQLAVREQAYTRNWAEIIRRSGFQPQ; encoded by the coding sequence ATGAACCGACTGTCTCGCCGCCATGTCGTCATCGCCGCTGCCGCGGCCGCCACCCTGGGCATGCCCGCTCGGGCGCGCGCCCAGGGCCGCAGCCTGCGCATCCTGGTCGGTTTTCCGGCGGGAGGCGGCACCGATGCCATTGCCCGGCTGCTGGGTGAGGCGCTGAAGGCCGAGCTGGGCGCCACCGTCGTGGTCGAGAACCGGGCCGGCGCGGGTGGGCAACTGGCGGCGCAGGCGCTGAAGGCCGCCGCGCCCGATGGCAACACGGTCTTCGTCTCGCACGACCACACGATCTCGATCCTGCCGCTGGTGTCGAAGTCGCCCGGTTTCGACCCGGCCCGCGACTTCGTGCCGATGGGGGGCTTCGCGAGCTTCGTCAACGCCTTCGCGGTGTCGCCGGGCACGCCGGCCCGCACGATGGACGAGTACGTGGCCTGGGTGCGCGGTCCGGGTGCCGGCAAGGGCAGCGTGGGCGTACCGGCGCCCGCCTCGACGCCGGAGTTCCTCGTCAAGGTGCTGGGCGAGCGCTACAAGCTCGACCTCGTGCCTGTGCCCTACCGCGGCAGTGCGCCGATGATGGGCGACATGCTAGGCAACCAGATCGCTGCCGGCGTGGGCTCGGTGCCCGACTTCATCGAGAACCACCGCGCCGGCCGGCTGCGCGTGCTGGCGGTGCTGGGCCGCGCGCGCCAGGCCGCCCTGCCCGACGTGCCCTCGTTCGGCGAGATGGGCCTGGCCGGCTTCGACGATCTGCCCTACTACGGATTCTGGGCCCCTGCGGGCACGCCGGCTGCCGCGGTGGACGGCTTCGCCCAGGCGCTGGCGCGCGCCGCCAACCGGCCCGAGGTGCGCGAGCGCCTGGGCCAGCTGGGCCTGACGGTGGACATGATGAGCCCGTCGCAGCTGGCCGTCCGCGAGCAGGCCTACACCCGCAACTGGGCGGAGATCATCCGCCGTTCGGGCTTCCAGCCCCAGTGA
- the trkA gene encoding Trk system potassium transporter TrkA, translating into MKILILGAGRVGESVAESLVSEKNDITIVDSDPARLQALQGRLDLRGVVGNGIQPSVLQEAGAEDTDLLIACAPLDETNLVACKVAKQCFNVPTAIARVRSPEFVDGGELMQRDGFAVDHLLCPEQTVTAYIRKLVEYPEALQVLEFAHGLVSLIAVRAVAGGPLVQHSLAEIPALVPDVDMRIVAIYRQDTVLPVLDGATRIEPGDEVFVLAATERIGTVLGALRHRAEPVKRMMIAGGGKVGLRLARQVEGQCQLKLIEPNAGRCQYLSTQLAAGTLVLHGDATDEDLLGDENVQDMDLFIGLTGDDEDNIMSCLLAKRLGARRVLAVINRRAYADLVQGTTIDIAISPSHTVIGELLAYVRRGDVEAVHSLRRGAAEALEAIVRGDRKTCRFAGRRIEEVPLPKGAQVGAIVRGLHRADGSRIEMTVGGEAKPQVIIAHHDTVVMPNDHVIIFVPRKRMVREVEKLFQVSATFLF; encoded by the coding sequence ATGAAGATCCTGATCCTGGGTGCCGGCCGCGTGGGTGAAAGCGTGGCCGAGAGCCTGGTGTCCGAGAAGAACGACATCACCATCGTCGACAGCGACCCGGCGCGCCTGCAGGCGCTGCAGGGCCGACTGGATCTTCGCGGCGTGGTCGGCAACGGCATCCAGCCGAGCGTGCTGCAGGAGGCCGGCGCCGAAGACACCGACCTGCTGATCGCCTGCGCCCCGCTGGACGAGACCAACCTCGTGGCCTGCAAAGTGGCCAAGCAGTGCTTCAACGTGCCCACCGCCATCGCGCGCGTGCGCAGTCCCGAGTTCGTGGACGGCGGCGAGCTGATGCAGCGCGACGGCTTTGCGGTCGACCACCTGCTGTGCCCGGAGCAGACCGTCACGGCCTACATCCGCAAGCTCGTCGAGTACCCCGAGGCGCTGCAGGTGCTGGAGTTCGCGCACGGCCTGGTCAGCCTGATCGCGGTGCGCGCGGTGGCCGGCGGGCCGCTGGTGCAGCACAGCCTGGCCGAGATCCCGGCGCTGGTGCCGGACGTGGACATGCGCATCGTCGCCATCTACCGCCAGGACACGGTGCTGCCGGTGCTCGACGGCGCCACGCGCATCGAGCCCGGCGACGAGGTCTTCGTGCTCGCCGCGACCGAACGCATCGGCACCGTGCTGGGCGCGCTGCGACACCGCGCCGAGCCCGTGAAGCGCATGATGATCGCCGGCGGCGGCAAGGTGGGCCTGCGGCTGGCGCGACAGGTTGAGGGCCAGTGCCAGCTCAAGCTGATCGAGCCCAATGCCGGGCGCTGCCAGTACCTGAGCACGCAGCTCGCCGCAGGCACTCTGGTGCTGCACGGCGACGCCACCGACGAAGACCTGCTCGGCGACGAGAACGTGCAGGACATGGACCTCTTCATCGGCCTGACGGGCGACGACGAGGACAACATCATGTCCTGCCTGCTGGCCAAGCGGCTGGGCGCCCGGCGCGTGCTGGCCGTCATCAACCGCCGCGCCTATGCCGACCTCGTGCAGGGCACCACCATCGACATCGCCATCAGCCCCAGCCACACCGTCATCGGCGAGCTGCTGGCCTACGTGCGGCGCGGCGACGTCGAGGCCGTGCACAGCCTGCGCCGGGGTGCGGCCGAGGCCCTGGAGGCCATCGTGCGCGGCGACCGAAAGACCTGCCGCTTCGCCGGCCGCCGCATCGAGGAGGTGCCGCTGCCCAAGGGCGCGCAGGTGGGCGCCATCGTGCGCGGGCTGCACCGGGCCGACGGCTCCCGCATCGAAATGACCGTCGGCGGCGAGGCCAAGCCGCAGGTCATCATCGCCCACCACGACACGGTGGTGATGCCCAACGACCACGTGATCATCTTCGTGCCGCGCAAGCGCATGGTGCGTGAGGTCGAGAAGCTGTTCCAGGTCAGCGCCACCTTCCTGTTCTGA
- a CDS encoding TrkH family potassium uptake protein, producing the protein MGMLAVLALIGRIVALFALMMLVPLGFAWVQADGMLGTFALSMAITFLLGAGLALALRRQRRELQPRDGFLLVTLTWLLMPAFGALPLLLGIPGLSFTDAYFEAMSGLTTTGATVLTGLERLPVSLNVWRCFMVLIGGLGIIVLVVAILPLLGVGASQLYRSEAAGPMKDQKLTPRMAETARGLWIVYFAISIACMLAFRAAGMSWSDAFMHMCSTMGLGGFAAYDTSFAAFESPLIEAVAVFFMLVAGVNFALYFLVWKRRSLAVLVFDTEVRLYVGLIIASVLGVAGYLWFTGTYPGFGASLRHAAFNVVSIASTTGFASVDYAQWPIFAPVFMLFLCSFATCAGSTGGGIKLVRAILLLKTAQRELTRIVHPRAVVPVTLAGAVVPPAVMYSVLAFMLIYGFVMMLVTLLLLLSGLDPVTAASAAIACINNTGPGLGQVGPAGNYQGLTDFQTWVCTFAMLLGRLELLSVLVLFTPQFWRR; encoded by the coding sequence ATGGGCATGCTCGCCGTTCTGGCCCTCATCGGCCGCATCGTCGCGCTGTTCGCGCTGATGATGCTGGTGCCGCTCGGCTTTGCCTGGGTTCAGGCCGACGGCATGCTGGGCACCTTCGCCCTGTCGATGGCGATCACCTTCCTGCTCGGCGCGGGCCTGGCGCTGGCCCTGCGGCGCCAGCGCCGCGAACTGCAGCCGCGCGACGGCTTCCTGCTGGTCACGCTCACGTGGCTGCTGATGCCGGCGTTCGGGGCGCTGCCGCTGCTGCTGGGCATTCCGGGGCTGAGCTTCACCGACGCCTACTTCGAGGCCATGAGCGGCCTGACCACCACGGGCGCCACGGTGCTGACGGGGCTGGAGCGGCTGCCGGTGTCGCTGAACGTCTGGCGCTGCTTCATGGTGCTGATCGGCGGCCTGGGCATCATCGTGCTGGTGGTGGCCATCCTGCCGCTGCTGGGCGTGGGCGCGTCGCAGCTGTACCGCAGCGAGGCCGCCGGCCCCATGAAGGATCAGAAGCTCACACCGCGCATGGCCGAGACGGCACGCGGGCTGTGGATCGTCTACTTCGCCATCTCCATCGCCTGCATGCTGGCGTTCCGGGCGGCCGGGATGTCGTGGAGCGACGCCTTCATGCACATGTGCAGCACCATGGGGCTGGGGGGCTTCGCCGCCTACGACACCAGCTTCGCGGCCTTCGAGTCGCCGCTGATCGAGGCCGTGGCGGTGTTCTTCATGTTGGTGGCCGGGGTGAATTTCGCGCTGTACTTCCTGGTCTGGAAGCGGCGCTCACTGGCCGTGCTGGTGTTCGACACCGAGGTGCGGCTCTACGTGGGCCTGATCATCGCTTCGGTGCTCGGCGTGGCGGGATACCTGTGGTTCACGGGCACCTACCCGGGCTTCGGCGCATCGTTGCGGCACGCCGCATTCAACGTCGTGTCCATCGCCTCGACCACGGGGTTCGCGTCGGTCGACTACGCGCAGTGGCCCATCTTCGCGCCGGTGTTCATGCTGTTCCTGTGCAGCTTTGCCACCTGCGCCGGCAGCACCGGCGGCGGCATCAAGCTGGTGCGCGCGATCCTGCTGCTGAAGACGGCGCAGCGCGAGCTCACGCGGATCGTGCACCCGCGGGCCGTGGTGCCGGTGACGCTGGCCGGCGCAGTGGTGCCGCCGGCGGTGATGTACTCGGTGCTGGCCTTCATGTTGATCTATGGCTTCGTGATGATGCTGGTGACCCTGCTGCTGCTGCTTTCGGGCCTGGACCCCGTGACCGCCGCCTCCGCTGCCATCGCCTGCATCAACAACACGGGGCCGGGACTCGGGCAGGTGGGGCCTGCGGGCAACTACCAGGGACTCACCGACTTCCAGACCTGGGTGTGCACCTTCGCGATGCTGCTCGGGCGGCTGGAGCTGCTGAGCGTGCTGGTGCTGTTCACGCCGCAGTTCTGGCGACGGTGA